A stretch of Mesoplodon densirostris isolate mMesDen1 chromosome 9, mMesDen1 primary haplotype, whole genome shotgun sequence DNA encodes these proteins:
- the STEAP4 gene encoding metalloreductase STEAP4 — protein sequence MEKTTDVLLLTMNSSEKQETVCIFGTGDFGQSLGREMFQCGYSIVFGSRNPRMSSLLPNGAEVLSYSEAAQKSDIIVIAIHREHYAFLTELTEVLNGKILVDVSNNLKIKQYPESNAQYLAQLVPGAHVVKAFNTISAWALQSRALDASRQVFVCGNDSKAKQRVMDIVRSLGLTPLDKGSLMAANEIENYPLQLFPMWKFPFYLSAVLCVFFFFYCVIREVIYPYVYEKKDRTFRLAISIPNRVFPIVALTLLALVYLPGIIAAILQLYRGTKYRRFPDWLDHWMLCRKQLGLIALGFAFLHVLYTLVIPIRYYVRWTMTNRTIAQAIAKKESPFSTSTAWLSDSYVAMGMLGFFLFVLLGITSLPSVSNMVNWREFRFVQSKLGYLTLILCTAHTLVYGGKRFLSPSSLIWYLPSAYVIALIIPCTVLVIKFILILPCIDKTLTRIREGWERNPKFSESALNGKTDI from the exons ATGGAGAAAACTACAGATGTACTTCTTCTCACTATGAATTCTTCAGAGAAGCAAGAGACTGTATGTATTTTTGGAACTGGAGATTTTGGACAATCACTGGGACGTGAAATGTTCCAATGTggttattctattgtttttggaagTCGAAACCCCCGGATGTCCAGTCTGCTGCCCAACGGTGCAGAGGTCCTGAGCTACTCAGAAGCGGCCCAGAAATCTGACATTATAGTCATAGCAATCCACAGGGAACATTACGCTTTTCTCACAGAATTAACTGAGGTTCTCAATGGGAAAATACTGGTCGACGTCAGCAACAACCTCAAAATCAAGCAGTATCCAGAATCGAATGCACAGTACCTTGCTCAGTTGGTGCCGGGAGCCCATGTGGTAAAAGCATTTAACACCATCTCAGCCTGGGCTCTCCAGTCAAGGGCACTGGATGCAAGTCGGCAG GTGTTTGTCTGCGGAAATGACAGCAAAGCCAAGCAAAGAGTAATGGATATTGTTCGTAGTCTTGGACTTACTCCATTGGATAAAGGATCTCTCATGGCAgccaatgaaattgaaaactacCCACTGCAACTATTTCCAATGTGGAAGTTCCCCTTCTATTTGTCTGCTGTTCTGTgtgtattcttctttttctactgtGTAATAAGAGAAGTAATCTACCCTTATGTTTATGAAAAAAAAGATAGGACATTCCGCCTGGCTATTTCTATTCCAAATCGTGTCTTTCCAATAGTAGCACTTACACTGCTGGCCTTGGTTTACCTCCCTGGTATTATTGCGGCCATCCTGCAGCTGTACCGAGGTACAAAATACCGCCGATTCCCAGACTGGCTTGACCACTGGATGCTTTGCAGAAAGCAGCTTGGCTTGATAGCACTGGGATTTGCCTTCCTTCATGTCCTCTACACACTTGTGATCCCTATTCGTTATTATGTACGATGGACAATGACCAACAGAACCATTGCTCAG GCAATAGCCAAGAAAGAAAGTCCATTTAGTACCTCTACTGCCTGGCTCAGCGATTCATATGTCGCTATGGGAATGcttggatttttcctgtttgTACTCCTGGGAATCACTTCCTTGCCATCAGTTAGCAACATGGTCAACTGGAGAGAGTTCCGATTTGTCCAG TCCAAACTGGGTTATTTGACCCTGATCTTGTGCACAGCCCACACCTTGGTGTATGGCGGAAAGAGATTCCTCAGTCCTTCAAGCCTCATCTGGTATCTTCCTTCAGCCTACGTGATAGCACTGATCATCCCTTGCACGGTGCTGGTGATCAAGTTCATCCTCATCCTGCCGTGTATAGACAAGACCCTTACACGGATCCGTGAGGGCTGGGAAAGGAACCCGAAATTCTCAGAATCAGCACTGAATGGAAAAACAGATATTTAA